Proteins encoded within one genomic window of Deltaproteobacteria bacterium PRO3:
- a CDS encoding ammonium transporter — MRSKIRRRGWLAMLMAGVVAVVLSQAFDLKAQETQATAPAAEAPAATGTAKAEPSLDQRVADLEAYINNTARGSDAADSKVASKVPGAGPGHNAWMMTSAALVLFMTLPGLALFYGGLVRKKNVLSVLAQCMGIAGLVTILWWAVGYSLVFSPGGPLLGNLDFAFLKGVDSNPNTNYSYWVSQNIFSMYQMMFAIITPALIIGAIAERMKFSAVLLFVGLWMFVIYFPLAHMVWGIDGLMNGVWNANAAIKAIDFAGGTVVHMSSGWSALVLCMILGKRIGFGKEHMPPHSMVLCMVGTGMLWVGWYGFNAGSAVSADGIATNAFMTTTVAAAVGSFAWALAEYLDRGKPSVLGFCSGAVGGLVVITPGAGFVTVGSAVIIGVLAGVIPYFAVTRLKHWLGYDDALDTFGVHAVGGTLGALLTGFFATADVNANLLTNLKDVLANGSLWVEQLKAMGLTIVMSVVGTLVIAYLIKATLGLRAEPEAEIQGLDLAEHGEEGYIY; from the coding sequence ATGCGATCGAAAATCCGTCGACGCGGCTGGCTGGCCATGCTCATGGCCGGAGTCGTCGCCGTCGTCCTAAGCCAGGCCTTCGACTTGAAGGCGCAAGAAACCCAGGCCACCGCGCCCGCCGCGGAGGCCCCGGCCGCCACCGGCACCGCCAAGGCCGAGCCCAGCCTCGACCAGCGCGTCGCCGACCTCGAGGCCTACATCAACAACACCGCGCGCGGCTCCGACGCCGCCGACAGCAAGGTGGCTTCGAAGGTGCCCGGCGCGGGTCCCGGGCACAACGCCTGGATGATGACCTCGGCGGCCCTGGTGCTGTTCATGACCCTGCCGGGTCTGGCGCTGTTCTACGGCGGCCTGGTCCGCAAGAAGAACGTCCTCTCGGTCTTGGCCCAGTGCATGGGCATCGCGGGGCTGGTGACGATCCTCTGGTGGGCGGTGGGCTACAGCTTGGTCTTCTCTCCGGGCGGGCCGCTCTTGGGCAACCTGGACTTCGCCTTCCTGAAGGGCGTCGATTCCAATCCCAACACGAATTACTCCTATTGGGTTTCCCAGAACATCTTCAGCATGTATCAGATGATGTTCGCGATCATCACCCCGGCGCTGATTATCGGTGCCATCGCCGAGCGCATGAAGTTCTCGGCGGTGCTGCTTTTCGTGGGCCTCTGGATGTTCGTCATCTACTTCCCGCTCGCCCACATGGTGTGGGGCATCGATGGCCTGATGAACGGCGTCTGGAATGCCAACGCCGCGATCAAGGCCATCGACTTCGCCGGCGGCACGGTCGTCCACATGTCCTCCGGTTGGTCGGCCCTGGTGCTCTGCATGATCCTGGGCAAGCGCATCGGCTTCGGCAAAGAGCACATGCCGCCGCACAGCATGGTGCTCTGCATGGTCGGCACCGGCATGCTGTGGGTCGGCTGGTACGGCTTCAACGCGGGCAGCGCGGTCTCGGCGGACGGCATCGCGACCAACGCCTTCATGACCACCACGGTGGCCGCGGCGGTCGGCAGCTTCGCCTGGGCCTTGGCCGAATACCTCGACCGCGGCAAGCCCAGCGTGCTCGGCTTCTGCTCGGGCGCGGTCGGCGGTCTGGTCGTCATCACGCCCGGAGCCGGCTTCGTCACGGTCGGCTCGGCGGTGATCATCGGCGTGCTCGCGGGTGTGATCCCCTATTTCGCGGTGACCCGCCTCAAGCACTGGCTGGGTTATGACGACGCCCTCGACACCTTCGGCGTCCATGCGGTAGGAGGGACCCTCGGCGCCTTGTTGACGGGCTTTTTCGCCACGGCCGACGTCAACGCCAATCTGCTCACCAACCTGAAAGACGTCCTGGCCAACGGGAGCCTTTGGGTCGAGCAGCTGAAGGCGATGGGACTGACCATCGTCATGTCCGTGGTCGGCACCCTCGTAATCGCCTACCTGATCAAGGCCACGCTCGGTCTGCGCGCCGAGCCCGAGGCCGAGATCCAGGGTCTGGACCTGGCCGAGCACGGCGAAGAAGGCTACATCTATTAA
- a CDS encoding P-II family nitrogen regulator, translated as MKKVEAIIKPFKLDEVKEALQDVGVQGLTVSEVKGFGRQKGHTELYRGAEYVVDFLPKIKLEVVVNDADAPKVVETIQNAAKTGRIGDGKIFVSAVENVIRIRTGETGANAI; from the coding sequence ATGAAAAAAGTGGAAGCCATCATCAAGCCCTTCAAACTCGACGAGGTGAAGGAAGCCCTGCAGGACGTCGGCGTCCAAGGCCTGACCGTCTCCGAAGTGAAAGGCTTCGGGCGGCAGAAGGGCCACACCGAGCTCTATCGCGGCGCGGAGTACGTCGTCGACTTCCTCCCCAAGATCAAGCTGGAGGTCGTCGTCAACGACGCGGACGCGCCGAAGGTGGTCGAGACCATTCAAAACGCGGCCAAGACCGGGAGGATCGGCGACGGCAAAATCTTCGTCTCGGCCGTCGAGAACGTCATCCGCATCCGCACCGGCGAGACCGGGGCCAACGCCATCTAA